A DNA window from Vigna unguiculata cultivar IT97K-499-35 chromosome 10, ASM411807v1, whole genome shotgun sequence contains the following coding sequences:
- the LOC114167351 gene encoding NAC domain-containing protein 78-like isoform X1, translating into MENIVSILDHVPVGFRFRPTDEELVNYYLKHKLLGDDFSVQVIPEIDLCRVEPWDVPAKSVIKSDDPEWFFFSSVDYKYSNSKRVNRTTEHGFWKATGNDRKIRIGGTNNVIGTKKTLVFHEGRVPRGAKTNWVIHEYHALTSHESQKTFVLCRLMKKFEKKNEGGIEAPNLPDYGNPVPAEEIPSVVNVSPRVIVDPISSDDIFFPPVEQSAVGIELEEIFRNPSLLDACFGNESSNAAQIPFRDTDDEDDFVNSIWVDDEELVINEERRHCFVNSSTQPKSLRRVYNASTGTDAELVSNLHANICSGEYSGMSSIDSNHEAHKEKKESIIQDDFWAVETSSCDSTADEPIEISSSSSTRTRLENRCNPRPDNFILQKTVAGRPQTQKKVSNNAVSHVETRRELVTVKSEKDEKKAQNSSSREILKIRSHQSSDVNSKGSFFHMETTSSNQNLFPRSVYLVNVVIGIVLLIVISCDVLLC; encoded by the exons ATGGAGAACATAGTTTCCATACTTGATCACGTGCCTGTGGGATTCAGGTTCCGTCCCACAGATGAGGAACTTGTCAACTATTACCTCAAACACAAGTTGCTCGGTGATGATTTCTCTGTTCAGGTCATTCCAGAGATCGACCTTTGCAGAGTGGAACCTTGGGACGTGCCAG CAAAATCAGTGATAAAATCCGATGACCCAGAATGGTTTTTCTTCAGTTCTGTGGATTACAAGTACTCCAATAGTAAAAGGGTCAATAGGACCACCGAACATGGTTTCTGGAAAGCCACTGGAAATGACCGTAAAATTAGGATTGGTGGCACTAACAATGTCATTGGGACAAAGaagactcttgtttttcacgAAGGCCGTGTTCCTCGTGGTGCCAAAACCAACTGGGTTATTCATGAATATCATGCTCTTACCTCCCATGAAAGCCAG AAGACTTTCGTTTTATGCCGCTTGAtgaagaaatttgagaaaaaaaatgaaggggGAATTGAGGCACCAAACCTTCCTGACTATGGAAATCCGGTACCAGCTGAAGAAATTCCATCT GTAGTAAATGTTTCACCTAGAGTGATTGTGGATCCAATCTCTTCGGATGATATTTTCTTCCCCCCAGTAGAACAATCTGCAGTTGGTATTGAACTGGAAGAAATTTTCCGAAACCCCTCATTGCTCGATGCTTGTTTTGGAAATGAAAGCTCCAATGCGGCGCAAATTCCATTTCGAGATACTGATGATGAAGATGACTTCGTAAATTCAATATGGGTCGATGATGAAGAGCTTGTGATCAATGAAGAAAGAAGACACTGTTTTGTCAATTCTTCCACCCAACCAAAGTCATTGAGAAGGGTATACAATGCAAGCACTGGCACAGATGCTGAACTTGTCTCTAATCTG CATGCCAACATTTGTTCTGGTGAATACTCTGGCATGAGTAGTATAGATTCTAATCATGAAgcacacaaagaaaaaaaggagagTATCATTCAAGATGATTTCTGGGCAGTGGAGACATCCTCTTGTGACTCAACTGCAGATGAACCTATTGAAATTTCTAGTTCTTCCTCCACTCGAACAAGATTGGAAAATCGGTGTAATCCAAGACCAGACAACTTCATATTACAAAAAACTGTTGCAGGAAGACCACAAACACAAAAGAAGGTTTCAAACAATGCAGTATCCCATGTTGAG ACTAGGAGGGAATTGGTGACTGTGAAATCAGAGAAAGATGAGAAAAAGGCTCAAAATTCTAGTTCAAGAGAGATCCTCAAAATCAGAAGCCATCAATCCTCTGATGTCAATAGCAAAGGTTCTTTCTTTCACATGGAAACGACTTCATCAAACCAAAACCTATTTCCACGTTCTGTATATCTTGTCAATGTTGTCATAGGGATTGTGTTGTTAATAGTCATTAGTTGTGATGTATTATTATGTTAG
- the LOC114167351 gene encoding NAC domain-containing protein 78-like isoform X2, with protein MENIVSILDHVPVGFRFRPTDEELVNYYLKHKLLGDDFSVQVIPEIDLCRVEPWDVPAKSVIKSDDPEWFFFSSVDYKYSNSKRVNRTTEHGFWKATGNDRKIRIGGTNNVIGTKKTLVFHEGRVPRGAKTNWVIHEYHALTSHESQTFVLCRLMKKFEKKNEGGIEAPNLPDYGNPVPAEEIPSVVNVSPRVIVDPISSDDIFFPPVEQSAVGIELEEIFRNPSLLDACFGNESSNAAQIPFRDTDDEDDFVNSIWVDDEELVINEERRHCFVNSSTQPKSLRRVYNASTGTDAELVSNLHANICSGEYSGMSSIDSNHEAHKEKKESIIQDDFWAVETSSCDSTADEPIEISSSSSTRTRLENRCNPRPDNFILQKTVAGRPQTQKKVSNNAVSHVETRRELVTVKSEKDEKKAQNSSSREILKIRSHQSSDVNSKGSFFHMETTSSNQNLFPRSVYLVNVVIGIVLLIVISCDVLLC; from the exons ATGGAGAACATAGTTTCCATACTTGATCACGTGCCTGTGGGATTCAGGTTCCGTCCCACAGATGAGGAACTTGTCAACTATTACCTCAAACACAAGTTGCTCGGTGATGATTTCTCTGTTCAGGTCATTCCAGAGATCGACCTTTGCAGAGTGGAACCTTGGGACGTGCCAG CAAAATCAGTGATAAAATCCGATGACCCAGAATGGTTTTTCTTCAGTTCTGTGGATTACAAGTACTCCAATAGTAAAAGGGTCAATAGGACCACCGAACATGGTTTCTGGAAAGCCACTGGAAATGACCGTAAAATTAGGATTGGTGGCACTAACAATGTCATTGGGACAAAGaagactcttgtttttcacgAAGGCCGTGTTCCTCGTGGTGCCAAAACCAACTGGGTTATTCATGAATATCATGCTCTTACCTCCCATGAAAGCCAG ACTTTCGTTTTATGCCGCTTGAtgaagaaatttgagaaaaaaaatgaaggggGAATTGAGGCACCAAACCTTCCTGACTATGGAAATCCGGTACCAGCTGAAGAAATTCCATCT GTAGTAAATGTTTCACCTAGAGTGATTGTGGATCCAATCTCTTCGGATGATATTTTCTTCCCCCCAGTAGAACAATCTGCAGTTGGTATTGAACTGGAAGAAATTTTCCGAAACCCCTCATTGCTCGATGCTTGTTTTGGAAATGAAAGCTCCAATGCGGCGCAAATTCCATTTCGAGATACTGATGATGAAGATGACTTCGTAAATTCAATATGGGTCGATGATGAAGAGCTTGTGATCAATGAAGAAAGAAGACACTGTTTTGTCAATTCTTCCACCCAACCAAAGTCATTGAGAAGGGTATACAATGCAAGCACTGGCACAGATGCTGAACTTGTCTCTAATCTG CATGCCAACATTTGTTCTGGTGAATACTCTGGCATGAGTAGTATAGATTCTAATCATGAAgcacacaaagaaaaaaaggagagTATCATTCAAGATGATTTCTGGGCAGTGGAGACATCCTCTTGTGACTCAACTGCAGATGAACCTATTGAAATTTCTAGTTCTTCCTCCACTCGAACAAGATTGGAAAATCGGTGTAATCCAAGACCAGACAACTTCATATTACAAAAAACTGTTGCAGGAAGACCACAAACACAAAAGAAGGTTTCAAACAATGCAGTATCCCATGTTGAG ACTAGGAGGGAATTGGTGACTGTGAAATCAGAGAAAGATGAGAAAAAGGCTCAAAATTCTAGTTCAAGAGAGATCCTCAAAATCAGAAGCCATCAATCCTCTGATGTCAATAGCAAAGGTTCTTTCTTTCACATGGAAACGACTTCATCAAACCAAAACCTATTTCCACGTTCTGTATATCTTGTCAATGTTGTCATAGGGATTGTGTTGTTAATAGTCATTAGTTGTGATGTATTATTATGTTAG
- the LOC114167353 gene encoding NAC domain-containing protein 83-like, protein MDDVVGFGFRPTEEELVDYYLRHRLLGDDPQVHVIPDIDLCQVEPWDVPMLVFSPVDFKYSNSKRINRTTKCGFWKPTGKDREIRSSDSNTLIATKKTLVYFKGRVSRGQKSNWVIHEYHAVTFHESQRTFVLCRLMKKPGGTTEGGGDEGESSRIMVSGYHNPSIGTTFQQDQASFPNPSFDDAHFRNESNIEHNSYENTQEEEFVNSFFVEDNYVNNEESTNTYFNTFTQSESLRKVYDTDVEAVSQQGDNTMNISTVCSKYPNSDEYHSSKEFDSELSNVDVHEGVCMSSPIHEKKQEKKKKKKSKFSFF, encoded by the exons ATGGATGATGTTGTAGGATTCGGTTTCCGTCCCACAGAAGAAGAACTTGTGGACTATTACCTCAGACATAGGTTGCTCGGTGATGATCCTCAAGTCCACGTCATCCCCGACATTGACCTTTGTCAAGTGGAACCTTGGGACGTGCCAA TGTTAGTCTTTAGTCCCGTTGATTTCAAGTATTCAAACAGTAAAAGGATTAACAGGACAACCAAGTGTGGCTTCTGGAAACCCACCGGAAAAGATCGTGAGATTAGAAGCTCCGACTCCAACACTCTCATTGCCACAAAGAAGACTCTTGTTTACTTCAAAGGTCGCGTTTCACGTGGTCAGAAATCCAACTGGGTTATTCACGAATACCATGCTGTCACCTTTCACGAAAGCCAG AGGACTTTTGTTTTGTGTCGTCTGATGAAGAAACCTGGGGGAACAACTGAAGGTGGGGGTGATGAAGGGGAGAGCAGTAGAATCATGGTTTCTGGCTATCACAATCCCTCCATAGGAACCACCTTTCAGCAAGACCAAGCGTCTTTTCCAAACCCCTCATTTGACGATGCCCATTTTAGAAATGAATCTAACATTGAGCACAATTCATATGAAAATACCCAGGAAGAGGAATTCgtgaattctttttttgttgagGACAATTATGTTAACAATGAAGAAAGTACAAATACCTACTTCAATACTTTCACCCAATCGGAGTCATTGAGAAAGGTATATGATACAGATGTTGAGGCCGTCTCTCAACAG GGTGATAATACTATGAATATTTCCACAGTGTGTAGTAAATATCCCAACTCAGACGAATACCATTCATCAAAAGAGTTTGATTCCGAATTATCAAACGTTGATGTCCATGAAGGTGTATGTATGTCATCTCCTATCCATgaaaaaaaacaagagaaaaagaagaaaaagaagagcaaGTTTTCTTTCTTCTGA
- the LOC114167348 gene encoding NAC transcription factor 29-like isoform X3 yields MFHSNYKHRVQCSPKSMGKIVGVGFRPTEQELVDFYLKHKLLADDSRVDVIPVIDLCHVEPSDVPGILAKSRIRFGDPDWFFFSPVDFKYSNSKRVNRKTEKGFWKATGKDRDIRSWNTNTLIATKKNLVYYKGSVSCGVKSYWVIHEYHAVTFDESERCFVLCRLMRRKSGKTTEGGIDPIICGEEEPSIIKVSDYENQATEEGIPYGGTLPVVETIFQANPQPVTYVSQIQSSPPEEASFPNYPLNNACFGNEKSFMQDEYLNRIIAEENLDNDEESSCTFVDNSSQKDTNIVDSSSVHNKYFNYDEYHSSKRLKLSKDVADDASTNQETKESMIGDGFWGMESSSCDSTPNGVLEINCTEVSSSRSIS; encoded by the exons aTGTTTCATTCAAACTACAAACACAGAGTTCAGTGTTCACCAAAATCAATGGGTAAAATTGTTGGTGTCGGTTTCCGTCCTACAGAACAAGAACTCGTCGATTTCTACCTCAAACACAAGTTGCTGGCTGATGATTCCCGTGTCGACGTTATCCCTGTCATTGACCTCTGCCATGTGGAACCTTCGGATGTACCAG GGATACTTGCAAAATCACGGATTCGATTTGGTGACCCAGACTGGTTTTTCTTCAGTCCGGTTGATTTCAAGTATTCAAACAGTAAAAGGGTTAACAGGAAAACCGAGAAAGGGTTCTGGAAAGCCACTGGAAAAGACCGTGATATTAGGAGCTGGAACACCAACACTCTGATTGCCACAAAGAAGAATCTTGTTTACTACAAAGGAAGTGTTTCCTGTGGTGTCAAGTCCTACTGGGTTATTCACGAATATCACGCTGTTACCTTTGATGAAAGCGag AGGTGTTTTGTTTTATGCCGCTTGATGAGAAGAAAATCTGGGAAAACAACTGAAGGGGGAATCGATCCAATAATCTGTGGTGAAGAGGAGCCCAGCATAATCAAGGTTTCTGACTATGAAAATCAGGCAACAGAAGAAGGAATTCCATAT GGAGGTACTTTGCCAGTAGTGGAAACAATCTTTCAGGCTAACCCTCAGCCAGTGACATACGTCTCCCAAATACAATCGTCTCCACCAGAAGAAGCATCTTTTCCAAATTACCCACTAAACAATGCCTGTTTTGGAAATGAAAAGAGCTTTATGCAAGATGAGTACCTGAATCGAATTATAGCCGAAGAAAACTTAGATAATGATGAAGAAAGTAGTTGTACTTTTGTTGATAATTCTTCTCAAAAG GACACAAATATCGTGGATAGTTCATCTGTTcacaataaatatttcaattatgacGAATACCATTCATCAAAAAGGTTGAAATTATcaaaagatgttgctgatgatGCATCAACAAatcaagaaacaaaagaaagtaTGATTGGAGATGGATTTTGGGGAATGGAATCATCCTCTTGTGATTCAACTCCAAATGGAGTTTTGGAGATTAATTGCACTGAAGTTTCTAGTTCTCGGTCCATTTCatga